The Candidatus Hydrogenedentota bacterium genome contains a region encoding:
- a CDS encoding glycosyltransferase family 2 protein: protein MSRITILILIPNAGDRLVRCLESVKWADDIFCVVDPKTTDGSDSVARQFSNHVVVHEYVNKADQCNWAIPQIETEWTLVLDADEWLSPELTARVQKIVADPSSADGYKIKRMSWFFGKLIQHCGWDRDYNVRLFRTKKGRYTGQRVHATIDVDGAMGRIDEVMYHDDKRNFDEYFATFQRFTTWSAQDLYDRGKRATLLDLTFRPAARFFKMYVLRRGFLDGYHGAVLCGLAAFSVFTKYAKLWNLQRNAEGGAERPAP, encoded by the coding sequence ATGAGCCGCATCACCATCCTCATCCTCATTCCCAACGCCGGCGACCGCCTCGTGCGCTGCCTTGAAAGCGTGAAGTGGGCGGACGACATCTTCTGCGTCGTGGACCCAAAGACGACGGACGGCTCCGACTCCGTGGCGCGCCAGTTCTCGAACCACGTCGTCGTGCACGAATACGTAAACAAGGCCGACCAGTGCAACTGGGCCATCCCTCAGATCGAGACCGAATGGACACTCGTCCTCGATGCCGACGAATGGCTCTCGCCCGAACTCACCGCGCGCGTCCAGAAGATCGTCGCCGACCCATCGAGCGCCGACGGCTACAAAATCAAACGCATGTCCTGGTTCTTCGGCAAACTCATCCAACACTGCGGCTGGGACCGCGACTACAACGTCCGCCTGTTCCGCACCAAAAAAGGACGCTACACCGGCCAACGCGTCCACGCCACCATCGACGTCGACGGCGCCATGGGCCGCATCGACGAGGTCATGTACCACGACGACAAACGCAACTTCGACGAATACTTCGCCACCTTCCAACGCTTCACCACCTGGTCCGCCCAAGACCTCTACGACCGCGGCAAACGCGCCACCCTCCTCGACCTCACCTTCCGCCCCGCCGCCCGCTTCTTCAAGATGTACGTCCTCCGCCGCGGCTTCCTCGACGGCTACCACGGCGCCGTCCTCTGCGGCCTCGCCGCCTTCTCCGTCTTCACCAAATACGCGAAACTGTGGAACCTGCAACGCAACGCGGAAGGCGGCGCGGAACGGCCCGCTCCCTAA